In Chitinophaga nivalis, a single genomic region encodes these proteins:
- a CDS encoding winged helix-turn-helix transcriptional regulator, giving the protein MYNRKIPRKYNCALEVTMDVLGGKWKSYIICYLRKGVKRPSELQKLIPDANRRVLNQQLKELEEHDIVAKTIYPVMPPKVEYYLTPFGEELGGVVDAMESWGRCYRDRFEDKSTPPEVV; this is encoded by the coding sequence ATGTATAACAGGAAAATACCCAGAAAGTATAATTGCGCACTGGAAGTAACGATGGATGTACTGGGAGGTAAATGGAAATCCTATATTATCTGTTATTTGCGGAAAGGGGTGAAAAGGCCCAGCGAGCTGCAGAAGCTGATTCCGGACGCCAACAGAAGAGTATTGAACCAACAGCTGAAAGAACTGGAAGAACATGATATTGTGGCCAAAACCATTTATCCGGTGATGCCACCCAAAGTAGAATATTATCTCACGCCATTCGGCGAAGAGCTCGGGGGAGTTGTAGATGCCATGGAAAGCTGGGGGCGCTGCTATCGCGATCGGTTTGAAGATAAAAGTACGCCACCGGAAGTGGTATAA
- a CDS encoding VOC family protein, translating to MAKKIFVNLPVKDLNKSTTFFKQLGFTFNPDFSDENAACMIVSDDILVMLLTEPFFRFFTKKDISDATKTTEVIVSLSADSKAEVDNIIAQALAAGATSSKEAMDQGFMYQNGFEDLDGHLWEFVYMDPTAVPQG from the coding sequence ATGGCAAAGAAAATTTTTGTGAATCTTCCCGTTAAAGACCTGAACAAATCCACCACATTTTTTAAGCAGCTCGGTTTTACCTTTAATCCGGATTTTTCCGATGAAAACGCAGCATGTATGATCGTGAGCGACGACATTCTGGTCATGCTCCTGACAGAACCCTTCTTCCGTTTCTTTACAAAAAAAGACATCAGTGATGCCACCAAAACTACGGAAGTAATTGTATCGCTGTCGGCCGACAGCAAAGCCGAAGTGGATAACATCATCGCACAGGCCCTGGCTGCCGGCGCTACTTCATCTAAAGAAGCAATGGACCAGGGTTTCATGTACCAGAATGGTTTTGAAGACCTCGATGGCCACCTCTGGGAATTTGTTTACATGGACCCTACTGCTGTACCACAAGGTTAA
- a CDS encoding cytochrome c peroxidase produces MKTRIIAAWILWMTAVNLYSAPAPITGKEAGLLEIQFRQQLHTVADSLAMLQQALRAKAAPQHIRQRFAASRRAYKHTEFLIEYYYPHLIRVINGPALPFADGENSRAVLPPEGFQLIEEKLFSGGNSIDHRQVLALTTALREQVLSLQEESDPYGFMDPYIFDAMRFEIYRIIALGISGYDSPIALHSMSEAAAALQGVATALQLYASRLNDPQLLQQTVSRFQAARAYLLQPTAFNQFDRLHFITHHANPLSTLLLQWQQQLSLQVPAERRILSPDAPHLFAMAYYNANGYTPNKESDPTPEKTALGKKLFYDPLLSGNRQRSCASCHQPERAFTDGLAKSPALDGGGTIARNTPTLLNVGFQSQLFYDSRSMFIESQVADVVHNKKEMGGSLELAVQQLKKDTAYTALFERAFNYTPSAVSEENITNAIASYLRSLTSLESRFDRYMNGDTTTLTATEKKGFNIFMGKGKCGTCHFAPLFNGVAPPYFAEPESEVLGVPVNDHPKTRLDDDPGKYVLYRVPIQRYAFKTQSVRNSMLTAPYMHNGVFRTMEQVIDFYDKGGGAGLGIAPDNQTLPTDQLRLNRQEKQALIAFMHSLTDTTSYKKQTGSY; encoded by the coding sequence ATGAAAACCAGGATCATAGCTGCCTGGATCCTCTGGATGACTGCTGTTAACCTGTACTCCGCCCCCGCTCCGATCACCGGAAAAGAAGCCGGTTTACTGGAAATACAATTCCGGCAACAACTGCATACAGTTGCAGACAGTCTTGCAATGCTGCAACAGGCATTGCGTGCAAAGGCTGCACCACAGCACATCCGGCAACGATTTGCAGCCAGCAGACGAGCATATAAGCACACGGAATTTCTGATCGAATATTATTATCCGCATCTTATCCGCGTGATCAATGGTCCTGCACTTCCTTTTGCTGACGGCGAAAATTCACGGGCAGTATTGCCACCGGAAGGGTTTCAGCTGATAGAAGAAAAACTGTTCAGTGGCGGCAATAGCATTGATCATCGGCAGGTGCTGGCATTAACCACCGCATTGCGGGAACAGGTGTTATCGCTGCAGGAAGAATCCGATCCATACGGATTTATGGACCCGTATATTTTTGATGCCATGCGCTTTGAAATTTACCGGATCATTGCGTTGGGCATCAGTGGTTATGACTCCCCGATCGCTTTACATAGTATGTCCGAAGCTGCCGCCGCGCTACAAGGCGTTGCCACCGCACTGCAACTATATGCCTCCCGGCTCAACGATCCGCAACTGTTGCAACAAACGGTCAGTCGCTTTCAGGCTGCACGGGCGTATCTGTTGCAACCCACTGCATTCAATCAGTTCGACCGTTTGCATTTCATTACGCACCATGCCAATCCACTGAGTACCCTGTTACTGCAATGGCAGCAACAACTATCCCTGCAGGTACCCGCTGAACGACGCATTCTATCTCCGGATGCGCCGCATTTATTTGCCATGGCCTATTATAACGCCAATGGGTATACGCCCAACAAGGAATCGGATCCTACACCGGAAAAAACGGCGCTGGGAAAAAAGTTATTCTATGATCCGTTATTATCCGGTAACCGGCAACGTTCCTGCGCGTCGTGCCATCAGCCGGAGCGCGCCTTTACAGATGGCCTGGCCAAAAGCCCGGCGCTGGATGGCGGCGGTACCATTGCCCGTAATACGCCGACCCTGCTCAATGTGGGTTTTCAGTCGCAGTTATTCTACGACTCCCGTTCCATGTTTATAGAAAGCCAGGTAGCAGATGTGGTACACAATAAAAAAGAAATGGGTGGGTCGCTGGAACTGGCCGTACAACAATTGAAAAAGGATACGGCATATACGGCGCTTTTTGAGCGTGCCTTTAATTATACTCCTTCCGCCGTGAGTGAAGAAAATATTACCAATGCCATTGCCTCCTACCTGCGGTCGCTGACCAGCCTGGAGTCGCGGTTTGACCGTTATATGAACGGCGATACCACTACCCTGACGGCAACAGAGAAAAAAGGATTCAATATTTTTATGGGTAAAGGCAAATGCGGCACCTGTCATTTTGCACCGTTGTTCAACGGCGTGGCGCCACCTTATTTTGCAGAACCGGAATCAGAAGTGCTGGGCGTACCGGTGAACGACCACCCCAAAACCAGGCTGGATGATGATCCCGGCAAATATGTATTATACCGGGTACCGATACAACGGTATGCGTTTAAAACGCAGAGTGTACGCAATAGTATGCTGACGGCGCCTTACATGCATAACGGCGTATTTCGTACGATGGAACAGGTGATAGACTTCTACGATAAGGGAGGGGGAGCCGGGCTGGGGATTGCACCGGATAATCAGACATTACCGACAGATCAGTTACGGTTGAACCGCCAGGAAAAACAGGCGCTGATAGCGTTTATGCATTCCCTGACGGATACGACCAGCTATAAAAAGCAGACAGGATCTTATTAA
- a CDS encoding metallophosphoesterase — translation MNPQLKKLFAILAFSAGPVLTTVAQTTLLPFGSSWKYLDNGSNQGTSWRAVSFNDGSWKSGPGKLGYGDGDEATVVSYGSSSSSKYVTTYFRKTFNITGVNNYNNFILEYLRDDGIVIYVNGTEVKRDNISSGTVSYTTLASDASDDGDDIQTATLNAGNFVEGSNTIAVEIHQSDKSSSDISFDLQVKGSSSSNLPVISRGPYLQMGNQTAVSVRWRTGIAANGKVKYGTVLGNLTDSVVHTDVVTEHEVRITGLQPDTKYYYSVGTSAGVIEAGEKNYFNTAPLTNTPRKIRIAAYGDCGNNSTNQKNVRDAYLNYVGANHTDVWLLLGDNAYDDGKDAEFQTNFFNIYKDNLLKNILLFPSPGNHDYDNNSTRQDDHNIPYLANFSLPKNGECGGLASGKEEYYSFDYGDIHFISLDSYGKESSKRFYDTSSAQVIWLKKDLAANTRKWTIAYWHHPPYTMGSHNSDSESELVSVRKNLIRILERYGVDLILNGHSHDYERSFLIHGHFGLENTFSFSQHALSNSSAKYDGSANSCPYVTTSAKTDHGTIYVVAGSAGQVGGTSSSFPHAISYYANATTGGSLVLEVEGSRLDAKFVAADKTIKDQFTIVKDANKKTTLPVTPGQPLTLTASWIGKYQWNTGATTRSITVTPSAGTTVFTVTDNATASGQCLRDTFNVVAASPLAEMQNISEAKNGAASFSYRAYPNPASGNTFQLEINSWKEQPLRLLITDLNGKEVQHKTWGVPSGISKQTVSLPQGVYFITLTNTKGEKQTEKIMMQ, via the coding sequence ATGAATCCCCAACTCAAAAAGCTCTTTGCTATACTTGCGTTTAGCGCGGGCCCTGTATTGACCACTGTGGCGCAAACCACACTTCTACCGTTCGGATCTTCCTGGAAATACCTGGATAATGGTTCCAATCAAGGTACTTCCTGGCGCGCAGTTTCCTTCAATGATGGATCCTGGAAGTCCGGTCCCGGAAAGCTGGGTTACGGCGATGGCGACGAAGCTACGGTAGTCAGCTATGGCAGCAGTTCTTCCAGTAAGTATGTGACCACCTATTTCAGAAAAACCTTCAACATCACAGGCGTAAATAATTACAATAATTTCATATTGGAATACCTGCGTGATGATGGAATTGTTATTTATGTAAATGGTACGGAAGTAAAAAGAGATAACATCTCTTCCGGTACGGTATCTTATACCACACTGGCCAGCGACGCCAGTGATGATGGAGATGATATCCAGACAGCGACCCTTAATGCCGGCAATTTCGTGGAAGGTAGTAATACCATTGCCGTGGAAATTCACCAGTCAGATAAAAGCAGCAGCGATATTTCCTTCGACCTGCAGGTGAAAGGCAGTTCCAGCAGCAACCTGCCGGTAATCAGCCGTGGCCCTTATCTGCAGATGGGTAATCAAACCGCGGTATCTGTTCGCTGGCGTACCGGCATTGCCGCCAATGGTAAAGTAAAGTACGGCACAGTGTTGGGTAACCTCACCGACAGTGTGGTACATACAGATGTAGTAACGGAACATGAAGTCCGGATTACCGGATTGCAGCCGGATACCAAATACTACTACAGTGTGGGTACTTCCGCAGGCGTTATTGAAGCCGGCGAAAAAAACTACTTTAATACGGCGCCATTGACCAACACGCCGCGTAAAATACGGATCGCTGCCTATGGGGATTGCGGTAATAATTCTACCAATCAGAAAAATGTAAGAGACGCTTACCTCAATTATGTGGGCGCCAACCATACCGATGTGTGGCTGCTCCTCGGGGATAATGCCTATGACGACGGTAAGGATGCAGAGTTTCAGACCAACTTCTTTAATATCTATAAAGACAACCTGCTGAAAAATATCCTGTTGTTCCCTTCACCGGGCAACCACGATTACGATAATAACTCCACCCGGCAGGATGACCACAACATTCCGTACCTGGCTAACTTCAGTTTGCCGAAAAACGGAGAATGTGGTGGCCTGGCTTCCGGAAAAGAAGAATACTATTCTTTTGATTACGGCGATATTCACTTCATCAGCCTCGATTCCTATGGAAAAGAGAGCAGCAAACGGTTTTATGATACTTCCAGTGCACAGGTCATCTGGTTGAAAAAAGACCTGGCAGCCAATACGCGTAAATGGACCATTGCCTACTGGCATCATCCTCCGTATACCATGGGTAGTCATAATTCCGATTCAGAAAGTGAGCTGGTATCTGTACGTAAAAATCTGATCCGTATCCTGGAGCGTTATGGAGTAGATCTCATCCTGAATGGCCATAGCCATGACTATGAGCGTTCTTTCCTGATTCATGGTCATTTTGGTCTGGAGAATACGTTCTCTTTTTCTCAGCATGCCCTGAGCAACAGCAGTGCTAAATATGATGGTTCTGCAAACTCCTGTCCCTATGTAACCACATCGGCTAAAACCGATCATGGTACCATATACGTAGTGGCCGGATCTGCCGGACAGGTAGGAGGTACGTCTTCTTCTTTCCCACATGCCATCAGCTATTACGCCAATGCCACTACCGGTGGTTCCCTGGTATTGGAAGTGGAAGGCAGCCGCCTGGATGCGAAATTTGTGGCAGCAGATAAAACCATCAAAGATCAGTTCACCATCGTGAAAGATGCCAACAAAAAAACAACCCTGCCGGTAACGCCGGGTCAGCCGTTGACACTCACTGCATCATGGATCGGTAAGTATCAATGGAATACCGGTGCTACCACCCGTTCCATTACGGTTACACCGTCGGCCGGTACCACAGTGTTTACGGTAACCGATAATGCTACAGCCAGTGGCCAGTGTCTGCGTGATACCTTCAACGTCGTAGCAGCGTCTCCGTTAGCAGAAATGCAAAATATCAGCGAGGCTAAAAATGGCGCGGCTTCCTTCTCCTACCGGGCATATCCGAATCCGGCCAGTGGGAATACCTTTCAGCTGGAAATCAACAGCTGGAAAGAACAACCCCTGCGATTGCTAATTACGGATCTGAATGGAAAAGAAGTGCAGCATAAAACGTGGGGTGTGCCTTCCGGCATCTCTAAACAAACCGTATCATTGCCACAAGGTGTTTACTTTATTACCCTTACCAATACAAAAGGAGAGAAGCAGACAGAAAAGATAATGATGCAATAA
- a CDS encoding GlxA family transcriptional regulator, which produces MIQIGVLLTHQYKLLSLAAMLEVFETVNKLYQQSGETIPYNIQILYASEFPPTDAAPFFGHAIQPMQTAELQNLILIPSFTTEDMSQTIAANRVFIPWLAEQYQAGAEIASFCTGAFLLGATGLLNGRVATTHVDACPAFAALFPAVQLRPDKTVTQDGRLYTSGGATSLFHLLLHLIQLHCGKSMAIRTAKIFAIDMDRDKQSYFSTFQPSRNHSDLLVATAQQKIESSYHDKGTIEEMIKDIPSSRRNIVRRFKQVTGITPIEYLQQTRMEAAKKMLEQTDLQMTEVIINSGYNDLKAFRKVFRKTVGMTPSEYRDKFNITK; this is translated from the coding sequence ATGATACAGATAGGTGTTCTGCTTACCCATCAGTACAAACTCTTAAGTCTGGCTGCTATGCTGGAAGTTTTTGAAACGGTCAACAAACTTTATCAGCAAAGTGGCGAAACGATCCCCTACAACATTCAAATACTTTATGCCAGCGAATTTCCACCTACTGATGCTGCTCCTTTTTTCGGTCATGCCATACAGCCGATGCAGACAGCGGAACTACAAAACCTGATACTCATTCCTTCCTTTACCACGGAAGACATGTCGCAAACCATTGCCGCCAACCGGGTATTCATTCCCTGGCTGGCCGAACAGTATCAGGCCGGTGCGGAAATAGCCAGCTTTTGTACGGGCGCCTTTTTGCTGGGTGCAACCGGTCTGCTGAACGGCCGGGTAGCCACTACGCACGTAGATGCCTGTCCTGCTTTTGCAGCGTTGTTTCCGGCAGTACAGCTGCGGCCCGACAAAACCGTTACCCAGGATGGCAGGCTGTATACCAGCGGTGGCGCCACCTCACTGTTTCACCTGTTGCTGCATCTCATACAACTGCATTGCGGAAAGAGTATGGCCATCAGAACGGCTAAAATATTTGCGATCGACATGGACCGGGACAAACAATCCTATTTCAGTACGTTCCAGCCTTCCCGGAATCACAGTGACCTGCTCGTGGCCACTGCCCAGCAAAAGATAGAAAGCAGCTACCACGATAAAGGTACCATTGAAGAAATGATCAAGGATATTCCGTCGAGCAGAAGAAATATTGTGCGGAGATTTAAGCAGGTAACGGGCATCACCCCGATCGAATACCTGCAGCAGACCCGTATGGAAGCCGCCAAAAAAATGCTGGAACAAACCGATTTGCAAATGACGGAAGTCATTATCAATTCCGGCTACAACGACCTGAAAGCCTTCCGGAAAGTGTTTCGTAAAACCGTAGGCATGACTCCCTCCGAATATCGGGATAAGTTTAACATCACTAAATAA
- a CDS encoding RidA family protein — protein MIKFRNPSPAGYSQFVEIDLGQAVMVIFSGQVPLDQQGNLVGKGDMTLQLRQTFTNIKTAVEAAGGTMHDIVKLGYFLTDISQIQAVRKVRDAFINTQQPPASTAVEVSKLFREDVWVEIEATAVIPKQKRQEKK, from the coding sequence ATGATAAAATTTCGTAACCCGTCGCCGGCAGGCTATTCCCAGTTTGTGGAAATAGACCTGGGACAGGCGGTAATGGTCATCTTTTCAGGCCAGGTACCATTGGATCAGCAAGGAAATCTGGTGGGAAAAGGAGATATGACCCTGCAGCTCCGGCAAACATTTACCAATATAAAAACGGCAGTAGAAGCTGCCGGCGGTACGATGCATGATATTGTGAAGCTGGGTTATTTTTTAACCGATATTTCGCAGATTCAGGCAGTAAGGAAAGTGCGGGATGCCTTTATTAATACCCAGCAACCACCTGCCAGTACAGCCGTGGAAGTCAGTAAACTTTTCCGGGAAGATGTATGGGTGGAAATAGAAGCAACTGCTGTCATTCCGAAACAAAAAAGGCAGGAAAAAAAATAG
- a CDS encoding EamA family transporter has protein sequence MTKYILLVFAGACSFGILSTFVKLSYRSGYTAAEISGSQAFTGMLVLWLLYLLLERKKVPQQVPKRQYWQMLLTGATIGITTFVYYLSVHWIPASVAIVLMMQFSWIGLLLEWIFFRQKPQPVQLLAILLILAGTALASGFSFTHLPALPLIGVLTAFGSGVLYAVYIVANGRIRHDLPLFKRSALMMTGSAAAIFLVNSPALIHSTHADAGLLKWALFLSFFGTIIPPVLFSKGIPKIGATMSAIIMTVELPVAVLCAHFILHEPIAPLQWAGIALMLLSIALVNLRRKQPAAGEG, from the coding sequence ATGACTAAATATATTTTACTGGTATTTGCCGGAGCATGCAGCTTTGGTATTCTCTCCACTTTTGTTAAACTTTCCTACCGGTCCGGTTATACCGCCGCTGAAATATCCGGTTCCCAGGCTTTTACGGGCATGCTGGTGCTTTGGCTACTCTACCTGTTGCTGGAACGAAAAAAAGTGCCGCAGCAGGTTCCTAAGCGGCAGTACTGGCAAATGCTGCTGACCGGCGCCACCATCGGCATCACTACCTTTGTTTATTATCTTTCTGTTCATTGGATACCGGCATCGGTGGCCATTGTGCTGATGATGCAGTTCAGCTGGATCGGCTTATTGCTGGAATGGATTTTCTTCCGGCAAAAACCGCAACCGGTTCAATTGCTGGCGATTTTACTGATATTAGCCGGTACAGCGCTGGCCAGTGGATTTTCATTTACACACCTGCCGGCATTACCGCTCATCGGTGTGCTCACGGCCTTTGGTTCCGGGGTTTTATATGCGGTATATATTGTGGCCAATGGCCGGATCCGGCATGACCTGCCGTTGTTCAAACGCAGTGCGCTGATGATGACCGGTTCCGCAGCGGCTATTTTTCTTGTCAACAGTCCGGCCCTGATACATAGTACCCATGCAGATGCCGGTTTGCTGAAATGGGCCTTATTTCTCTCGTTCTTTGGCACCATCATTCCGCCTGTGCTTTTTTCAAAAGGCATTCCGAAGATCGGTGCTACCATGAGTGCTATTATTATGACAGTAGAGCTCCCGGTAGCCGTATTGTGTGCACATTTTATTTTACACGAACCCATTGCACCCCTGCAATGGGCCGGTATCGCGCTGATGTTGTTGTCGATTGCACTGGTGAACCTACGGCGAAAACAACCGGCCGCCGGTGAAGGATAA
- a CDS encoding sensor histidine kinase — translation MRTSRYIIVSLHVLIWSSLLLLPYFVASAGNQYKIGPVPGPFFTVTGIIHMGIFYGHAGWLYPTFLNRRWWWLYLFLTAVLIIGSFQLKYYLLSAWYPDVLKDPIAYRFVFAPSIVVFVISFIYCKVTDRIRQERDQKEKKTAQLASELKFLRSQISPHFLFNVLTNLVALARKKSDQLEPALIMLSELLRYMIYDARWEKVPLTKELGYLNSYIELQRLRFRSDIEIEYFTAANAAAEAYTIEPMLLIPFVENAFKHGTAGALQPHITIRIAIKDNRLIFEVGNRYAKAAAASADESSGIGLANVQSRLDLLYKNKYTLVVRDDYPVFHVALTMILT, via the coding sequence ATGCGTACATCCCGCTATATTATTGTTTCGCTTCACGTACTGATCTGGAGCAGCCTGTTGTTATTGCCTTACTTTGTTGCTTCGGCAGGTAATCAGTATAAAATAGGTCCTGTGCCCGGGCCGTTCTTCACTGTAACGGGCATCATTCACATGGGCATCTTTTACGGCCATGCCGGCTGGTTGTATCCAACATTCCTGAACCGGCGTTGGTGGTGGTTATACCTCTTCCTTACAGCGGTACTGATCATCGGTTCCTTTCAGCTGAAATATTACCTGCTGTCGGCCTGGTATCCGGATGTATTAAAAGATCCGATTGCCTATCGGTTTGTATTTGCGCCTTCCATTGTCGTATTTGTTATCAGTTTCATATACTGTAAAGTAACGGATAGGATCCGGCAGGAAAGAGATCAGAAAGAAAAGAAAACAGCCCAATTGGCTTCAGAACTAAAATTCCTGCGTTCGCAAATCAGCCCGCATTTCCTGTTTAATGTGCTGACCAACCTGGTAGCCCTGGCCCGAAAAAAGTCTGATCAGCTGGAACCTGCACTGATCATGCTGTCGGAGCTCCTGCGTTATATGATTTATGACGCGCGCTGGGAAAAGGTGCCGCTGACCAAAGAACTGGGGTATCTCAATTCTTACATAGAGTTACAGCGGCTGCGGTTCCGGAGTGATATAGAAATTGAGTATTTTACCGCTGCAAATGCCGCAGCAGAGGCGTATACAATTGAACCGATGTTGCTGATTCCTTTTGTGGAGAATGCTTTTAAACATGGTACGGCCGGCGCTTTACAGCCGCATATCACCATTCGTATAGCCATTAAGGATAACCGGTTGATATTTGAAGTAGGCAACCGGTATGCCAAAGCAGCAGCAGCCAGTGCAGACGAAAGCTCCGGCATCGGCCTGGCGAACGTACAGTCCCGGCTGGATCTGCTCTACAAAAATAAATATACACTGGTCGTACGCGATGATTATCCGGTGTTTCACGTAGCTTTAACCATGATATTAACATGA
- a CDS encoding LytR/AlgR family response regulator transcription factor, translating to MIRCIATDDEQLVRELLEDYIREVPFLQLIKTCRNAMETCEALQAGSIDLLFLDIQMPRLSGLQLVQSLSQPPLVIFVTAYEQYALEGFNLQAVDYLLKPFTFERFLKACNRANDLLRLQRGVTTTTPEIPDFFVYVEYTQVKIVVADVEYVEGLKDYIKIYLSGQPHPVLTRMSLKAIEEKLPPPAFIRTHKSFLVAARKVTRIKRDFVSIGTLDIPVSEFYKENVTRLLQ from the coding sequence ATGATACGTTGTATTGCCACCGATGATGAACAGCTGGTGCGCGAATTGTTGGAAGACTACATTCGTGAAGTGCCTTTCCTGCAGCTGATAAAAACCTGCCGGAATGCCATGGAAACCTGCGAGGCATTACAAGCCGGTTCCATCGATCTCCTGTTTCTGGATATACAAATGCCCCGTTTAAGCGGATTACAGTTAGTACAATCCCTGTCGCAACCACCCCTGGTGATTTTTGTGACTGCCTATGAACAATATGCCCTGGAAGGATTTAACCTGCAGGCGGTAGACTACCTGCTGAAACCCTTTACATTTGAAAGATTCCTCAAAGCCTGTAATCGCGCGAATGATTTGCTGCGGTTGCAACGGGGTGTTACAACCACTACTCCTGAGATACCTGATTTTTTCGTGTATGTGGAATATACGCAGGTGAAAATAGTAGTGGCAGATGTGGAATATGTGGAGGGACTAAAAGATTATATCAAAATCTATTTATCCGGTCAGCCCCATCCGGTGCTGACCCGTATGAGCCTCAAAGCCATCGAAGAAAAATTGCCGCCGCCGGCATTTATTCGTACCCATAAATCCTTTCTGGTAGCCGCCCGCAAAGTAACCCGTATCAAGCGTGACTTTGTATCTATCGGTACCCTCGATATTCCTGTCAGTGAATTTTATAAAGAAAATGTTACGCGGCTGCTACAGTAG